Part of the Arsenicicoccus sp. oral taxon 190 genome, CTCCGTCACGGCCCGCGACCTCTACCGGGACCTGGTCTTCTCGCTCGCGCTGCGGCACCGCCGGCGCCGTCCCCGGACGCTGGTGACCGACGCGACCTGGGAGCCGGGGAGCCGGACCCTCGCGTCCCGCCTGCCGTGGCTGCAGGCCCACCTGCCCCGGATCGCCCGGCTGATGATCGGCGCGCTGGACGGTCCGCACGTGCACTACGCCGTGCTGTCCCGGGACGAGCGAGCCGTCTTCGCCGAGACGTGGGGGGTGCCGGTGGAGCGGGTGGTCTTCACGCCCTTCCCGATGACTCTGTACGACGACTACGACCGGCAGCCGCACGACGGCGGCTACCTCTTCGCCGGCGGCAACTCGCTGCGCGACTACGACCTGCTGGCGTCCGCCCTGGCGGGGTCCGGCTACGAGACCCACGTCGCGAGCCGGTGGACGCCCGCCGCCCCGGTCCCGGGGCTGCACGCGCGCCCCACCCCGCACGACGAGTTCACCGAGCTGCTCCTCGGGTGCCGCGCCATGGTGCTGCCGCTGGAGCCGTCCTCGCGCAGCGCCGGCCAGCAGACCTACCTCAACGCCATGGTCCTCGGCAAGCCGGTGATCGTGACCGACGCCATGGGCGTGCGGGACTACGTCGAGGACGGCGTCACGGGGGTGATCGTCCCGCCCGACGCGGCGCGCCTGCGGGAGGCCCTGGACCACGTCATGGACCCGGCCAACGCCGAGCACTACCGCCAGATGGGGGCGCGGGCCCGCGCCGAGGTGCTCGGCCGGCGGATGCCG contains:
- a CDS encoding glycosyltransferase produces the protein MTPAPPPILSTVGDPQEPAWRGLVEACHPRAGRPVLSLLELWARSHRREALVLRGSVTARDLYRDLVFSLALRHRRRRPRTLVTDATWEPGSRTLASRLPWLQAHLPRIARLMIGALDGPHVHYAVLSRDERAVFAETWGVPVERVVFTPFPMTLYDDYDRQPHDGGYLFAGGNSLRDYDLLASALAGSGYETHVASRWTPAAPVPGLHARPTPHDEFTELLLGCRAMVLPLEPSSRSAGQQTYLNAMVLGKPVIVTDAMGVRDYVEDGVTGVIVPPDAARLREALDHVMDPANAEHYRQMGARARAEVLGRRMPEHYVQHLVAALGYGPAASS